A genomic region of Pogoniulus pusillus isolate bPogPus1 chromosome 35, bPogPus1.pri, whole genome shotgun sequence contains the following coding sequences:
- the INPP5E gene encoding phosphatidylinositol polyphosphate 5-phosphatase type IV isoform X2: protein MSTPNGFPLHSGGCVTRSMEGGAVQDLQAKKAGKAAKKEAGDNGPLTFDDLPRVGTSLNEALKFLPGELKANMKIKSITPRPPRKPRLERAASLDEKSWRRWRRFRTSQESLTDPNETSSSNGSLQEASLSTPVRGRASPCPQRCQQSSLHSCSPDASEASPAGKSRGGPSELGKRASEISSAFGGLLRGKAFTGGKPRLAQIMPARPLPPVELNVASQALRTANRIDSDCVDYQHYSQHKFGRVSSSLSDTRLHGNGVVYDSCSTDSMKSTFSLLTPIRSKDVRSRSYLEGSLLASGALLGAEELSRYFPDRNIGIFVATWNMQGQKELPINLDDLLLPTDPDYAQDMYIIGVQEGCPDRREWEIRLQETLGPHYVMLYSAAHGVLYMSVFIRRDLIWFCSEVEYATVTTRIVSQIKTKGALGICFTFFGTSFLFITSHFTCDVTTRFDEVFWFGDFNFRLNKDRETVDSILNQNPGTDVSKLLAYDQLTSEMSRGSIFKGFQEADIHFCPSYKFDIGKDSYDTTSKQRTPSYTDRVVFRSRYKDDIQAVKYSSCPSIRTSDHRPVFALFRVRVRPGRDNIPLAAGQFDRELYLIGIKRRITRELQKRREQKDQRSSSICSIS, encoded by the exons ATGAGTACTCCAAATGGATTTCCACTGCACTCAGGAGGATGTGTCACTCGGAGCATGGAGGGTGGAGCAGTACAGGACCTGCAAGCTAAAAAAGCTGGGAAAGCAGCTaagaaggaggctggagacaaTGGGCCACTTACCTTTGATGACCTTCCAAGGGTAGGCACCTCTTTAAACGAAGCCTTGAAGTTTCTACCAGGTGAACTTAAAgctaatatgaaaattaaatccATCACTCCAAGGCCTCCTCGGAAACCGCGGCTGGAGCGTGCGGCGTCTTTGGACgagaaaagctggaggaggtggaggcgCTTTCGAACCAGCCAGGAGAGCCTGACTGATCCCAACGAGACCAGTTCCTCCAATGGCTCTCTGCAGGAggcatccctcagcacccccgTCAGGGGCAGGGCGAGCCCCTGCCCTCagcgctgccagcagagctccttgcACAGTTGTTCGCCAGATGCCTCAGAAGCCAGTCCCGCGGGCAAGAGCAGAGGAGGTCCCTCCGAGCTGGGCAAGAGAGCTTCCGAGATCTCCAGTGCCTTCGGTGGCCTGCTGCGGGGGAAGGCGTTCACGGGCGGCAAACCCCGGCTGGCCCAAATAATGCCAGCTCGACCTCTGCCACCCGTGGAGCTCAATGTGGCCTCTCAGGCGCTGAGGACAGCTAATAGGATTGATTCAGATTGTGTGGATTACCAACATTATTCTCAGCACAAGTTTGGGAGggtgagcagcagcctgagcgaCACCAGGCTGCATGGCAACGGCGTGGTCTATGACAGCTGCTCCACGGACTCCATGAAATCTACGTTTAGCCTGCTCACTCCCATTCGCTCCAAGGATGTCAGAAGCAG AAGCTATTTGGAAGGCAGCCTTCTGGCAAGTGGTGCCTTACTGGGAGCAGAAGAACTTAGCAGATATTTCCCTGATCGGAATATTGGGATTTTTGTGGCCACCTGGAACATGCAAGGCCAGAAG GAACTTCCAATAAACCTGGATGACCTCTTATTACCAACAGATCCTGACTATGCCCAGGACATGTACATCATTGGGGTTCAAGAAGGCTGTCCAGACAG AAGGGAGTGGGAGATCCGCCTGCAAGAGACACTGGGCCCCCACTACGTTATGCTCTACTCTGCTGCACATGGGGTGCTGTACATGTCAGTCTTCATCCGGAGGGACCTGATCTGGTTCTGCTCAG aAGTGGAGTATGCCACAGTGACAACCAGAATTGTATCCCAGATCAAAACCAAAGGAGCTCTGGGAATCTGCTTCACCTTTTTTGGGACCTCCTTTCTCTTCATCACCTCCCACTTTACAT GTGATGTCACAACTCGGTTTGATGAAGTGTTCTGGTTTGGTGACTTCAACTTTCGGCTCAATAAGGATCGGGAGACTGTGGATTCCATCTTGAACCAGAACCCAGGGACAGATGTGTCCAAGCTACTGGCCTATGACCAACTCACTAGTGAAATGAGCAGGG GCTCTATTTTCAAAGGATTCCAAGAGGCTGACATTCACTTCTGTCCTTCTTACAAGTTTGACATAGGAAAGGACAGCTATGACACCACTTCCAagcaaagaactccttcctacaCG GATCGAGTTGTGTTCCGCAGTCGGTACAAAGATGACATCCAGGCGGTCAAGTACTCCTCCTGCCCTAGCATCCGAACCTCGGACCACCGGCCCGTGTTCGCCTTGTTCCGCGTCAGAGTGAGGCCTGGCAGAGACAA
- the INPP5E gene encoding phosphatidylinositol polyphosphate 5-phosphatase type IV isoform X1, producing the protein MSTPNGFPLHSGGCVTRSMEGGAVQDLQAKKAGKAAKKEAGDNGPLTFDDLPRVGTSLNEALKFLPGELKANMKIKSITPRPPRKPRLERAASLDEKSWRRWRRFRTSQESLTDPNETSSSNGSLQEASLSTPVRGRASPCPQRCQQSSLHSCSPDASEASPAGKSRGGPSELGKRASEISSAFGGLLRGKAFTGGKPRLAQIMPARPLPPVELNVASQALRTANRIDSDCVDYQHYSQHKFGRVSSSLSDTRLHGNGVVYDSCSTDSMKSTFSLLTPIRSKDVRSRSYLEGSLLASGALLGAEELSRYFPDRNIGIFVATWNMQGQKELPINLDDLLLPTDPDYAQDMYIIGVQEGCPDRREWEIRLQETLGPHYVMLYSAAHGVLYMSVFIRRDLIWFCSEVEYATVTTRIVSQIKTKGALGICFTFFGTSFLFITSHFTSGDSKVNERKLDYNKTIQALTLPKNVPDTNPYRSSSSDVTTRFDEVFWFGDFNFRLNKDRETVDSILNQNPGTDVSKLLAYDQLTSEMSRGSIFKGFQEADIHFCPSYKFDIGKDSYDTTSKQRTPSYTDRVVFRSRYKDDIQAVKYSSCPSIRTSDHRPVFALFRVRVRPGRDNIPLAAGQFDRELYLIGIKRRITRELQKRREQKDQRSSSICSIS; encoded by the exons ATGAGTACTCCAAATGGATTTCCACTGCACTCAGGAGGATGTGTCACTCGGAGCATGGAGGGTGGAGCAGTACAGGACCTGCAAGCTAAAAAAGCTGGGAAAGCAGCTaagaaggaggctggagacaaTGGGCCACTTACCTTTGATGACCTTCCAAGGGTAGGCACCTCTTTAAACGAAGCCTTGAAGTTTCTACCAGGTGAACTTAAAgctaatatgaaaattaaatccATCACTCCAAGGCCTCCTCGGAAACCGCGGCTGGAGCGTGCGGCGTCTTTGGACgagaaaagctggaggaggtggaggcgCTTTCGAACCAGCCAGGAGAGCCTGACTGATCCCAACGAGACCAGTTCCTCCAATGGCTCTCTGCAGGAggcatccctcagcacccccgTCAGGGGCAGGGCGAGCCCCTGCCCTCagcgctgccagcagagctccttgcACAGTTGTTCGCCAGATGCCTCAGAAGCCAGTCCCGCGGGCAAGAGCAGAGGAGGTCCCTCCGAGCTGGGCAAGAGAGCTTCCGAGATCTCCAGTGCCTTCGGTGGCCTGCTGCGGGGGAAGGCGTTCACGGGCGGCAAACCCCGGCTGGCCCAAATAATGCCAGCTCGACCTCTGCCACCCGTGGAGCTCAATGTGGCCTCTCAGGCGCTGAGGACAGCTAATAGGATTGATTCAGATTGTGTGGATTACCAACATTATTCTCAGCACAAGTTTGGGAGggtgagcagcagcctgagcgaCACCAGGCTGCATGGCAACGGCGTGGTCTATGACAGCTGCTCCACGGACTCCATGAAATCTACGTTTAGCCTGCTCACTCCCATTCGCTCCAAGGATGTCAGAAGCAG AAGCTATTTGGAAGGCAGCCTTCTGGCAAGTGGTGCCTTACTGGGAGCAGAAGAACTTAGCAGATATTTCCCTGATCGGAATATTGGGATTTTTGTGGCCACCTGGAACATGCAAGGCCAGAAG GAACTTCCAATAAACCTGGATGACCTCTTATTACCAACAGATCCTGACTATGCCCAGGACATGTACATCATTGGGGTTCAAGAAGGCTGTCCAGACAG AAGGGAGTGGGAGATCCGCCTGCAAGAGACACTGGGCCCCCACTACGTTATGCTCTACTCTGCTGCACATGGGGTGCTGTACATGTCAGTCTTCATCCGGAGGGACCTGATCTGGTTCTGCTCAG aAGTGGAGTATGCCACAGTGACAACCAGAATTGTATCCCAGATCAAAACCAAAGGAGCTCTGGGAATCTGCTTCACCTTTTTTGGGACCTCCTTTCTCTTCATCACCTCCCACTTTACAT CTGGGGACAGTAAGGTGAATGAGAGGAAACTGGACTACAATAAAACCATTCAAGCCCTTACACTCCCCAAGAACGTTCCAGACACAAACCCATATCGGTCCAGTTCCA GTGATGTCACAACTCGGTTTGATGAAGTGTTCTGGTTTGGTGACTTCAACTTTCGGCTCAATAAGGATCGGGAGACTGTGGATTCCATCTTGAACCAGAACCCAGGGACAGATGTGTCCAAGCTACTGGCCTATGACCAACTCACTAGTGAAATGAGCAGGG GCTCTATTTTCAAAGGATTCCAAGAGGCTGACATTCACTTCTGTCCTTCTTACAAGTTTGACATAGGAAAGGACAGCTATGACACCACTTCCAagcaaagaactccttcctacaCG GATCGAGTTGTGTTCCGCAGTCGGTACAAAGATGACATCCAGGCGGTCAAGTACTCCTCCTGCCCTAGCATCCGAACCTCGGACCACCGGCCCGTGTTCGCCTTGTTCCGCGTCAGAGTGAGGCCTGGCAGAGACAA